CCCACAAATGCCTTTGCCACATCACCACCAGCATATTCTCTTAACCACTTGTTTGCTTATTAATTTATCTGATTAGTTCATCCCAAACACATCTTATCCTAGAGCTGTTCAGACTGTACACAATAGCACCATTCCCATCCCATCTCAACAGGCCCTGTCAGCAGGCAGAACTCtggagctgggagagggagcaatAAAACAAGTTCGTAAATTGGAAGCTAAAAGGGGTGAGACTGGTCAGAGCATAGTGGGGAGGGAAGGTTGAGTGTGGGGGCCTTATGGAGAGAGAATGAATAATGGGAGCTCCTGGAAGAGGGGTCAAAAAGGACAGGCAAAAATTATGCGTCCCCTTCTTCCTCTAAAATGTCAGGCTAGCACTGATCCCATGTTTCACTTATGATGATGTGCTCACCATGAGTAAAAACAGCAGCCTGTATAGAAGCCAGGAGATAATATATTGTCGAATGCTTTACAATCTCTCGTTATGATGACATTCCATTAGtagtgctgctttttttttaatgtcactgAGGCTGAGACTTCACAGTCCTTGATTAGGACAGTATAATTATTGCAGTGCTCAGTAGTGGCTCAGTAGCTAAGGAACTATCAGCTGTATCTCCAGGGTTCAAAACTCAGCTACTTCAAGTTGCATGAGTAGGCAGCACTCAGGCTCCCAGGCATTATTTACGTTTTAACTAAAATGTGTCAAAAGTAGTTTGGCTGTAtttaagagagaaatgaaaagctGGGAAGCGGGGCAGGTGCTTCTAGATAGTTTCCCCTTGTAGGGCAGCCttggaataaaaatggccacagtttgaaaataaaaatgccCTTCATCATTGTAGGAACTTGGAGGAAAAAAACCACATAAATCAACAAGATTGTAGAAGAGCCTGATGCAACTCCCCTTGCTCCTGTGAAGAGCCCCTTTGAAAGAAGTTACtgaccttgtgcagtaacgatggttgttcgagatgtgtccccccgtgggtgctgcACTCTAGGTATCGGGCTCATCCCGCACCGCAGATCAGAGAGTCATCAGCAGTAGTCCAGCCAGACCGCATGTACGCGGTAGGCGTCTCGTGCCATTTGCGCCGACTCTGAGTGCGCGCTGTCCGGCTCCCACCAGTTTCTCCTAAGCAGAGATATCTGAAATATAGAAGGAGAGACtctgaagcggggaggagggcaggtggtggagcacctacagggactcacatctcaaagaaccatcattactgcacaaggtgagtaacttcttcttcgagttgtgtccctgtgggtgctctactctaGGTGACTTCAGAGCAGTAGTTTGGTCTATGGAGGTGGGTCCTGGAGTTATGAGCTTTTCGTTGTGGACAAAACTGCAGAGGCAACTGCTGAGTCACGAATGGAAGTGTTGACAACATAATGTTTCACAAACGTGAAGTTCGATGACCATGTAGCTGCACGGCAGATGTCTGGTAAGGAAACCCCCTTAAGAAAGACTGTGGAAGTTGCTACTGCTCTGGTTGAATGTGCTCTCAGTGTACGAGGAGTAGCAGTGTAGAATGCAGGAGGCAATAAGTTTTGAGACGCACTGCGCTGTCAGAGGTGGTCCTTGGAGCGCTCCACGGTGGATAGTAGAAGGCGCTGGGATTTTCAGAACGCCCGTGTTCTGTCTAAGTAGAATGCCAAAGCCCGGAGAACATCTAGAGTGTGGAGACGGGATTCCTGGATAGAGGAATGTAGCTTAGGGTAAAAGGTTGGGAGTGCTATAGGCTCATTAATGTGAAAATCGGAATTCACCTTGGGCAAGAAGCTTGGGTGGGTATCACCCCGTTTGGTGAACGTAGTGTCACCCCGTTTGGTGAACAGTGTGTATGGAGGTGTGGCTGAGAGGGCAGCCAGCTCACCCACTCTTCGTGTGGAAGTAATAGCCAGCAGGAAGGTAACCTTCATCGTGAGCATAGGCAGGTTAGACGTCACCATCAACTCGAAGTGGGGGGGATGCATTAGTGCATCTAAAACTAATTCCAAGTCCCACACTTTCGGAGGTTCCCTGTGTAGGGGTATACTGGTTAGGAAATGCTTGCAGGCACGGACTACTGCTCTCAGTTCGAGGAAATTGATGTGTTGGAGGGACTCCTGAGCAGATCATTGGCCTTGAATTTGGTAGTCTCCAaggtgggctccccagcccaaCAAGGATGCATCTGTTGTaatctgcactgcaggctgtgGGCAACGGAAATGGACACCAGCGAGCATGTTGGTGGGGGTACTCCACCGTGTTAGGGAGTCCCGTACTGTAGCAGGGACAGACACCGTTCTGTGCAGATTTTGATTGCCTGGTTGATAAACTGAAGTTATCCAATGCTGGAGGCATCTGAAGTGTAATCTTGCATGCtgcaccacatatgtggtggcagCCATATAGCCCATGAGTCTCAAGCAGGTAAGTATCGGAATCTTGGGGCTCGTGGAAAGTATCTGTACAAAATCTTGAATTACACGGAATCTGGATAGGGGCAGGTATGCCCTGGCCATGGTGGAATCTAGTCATGCTCCAATGAACGAGGGATTGCTGTGGAGTCATGGAAGATTTCGCAAGATTGATTATGAGACCAACAGCATTGAATAGAGCTTGTGTCTTGTTGACTGCATGTGATGCCTCCTCGAAAGTAGGCACCTTGATTAGGCAATCATCCAGATATGGGAATATTATAATGCCCTGTCGGCGCAGATAAGTGGCCACCACTGCTAACGTCTTTGAGAAAACTCTGGGCGCTGATGAAAGGCCGAAAGGAAGAACTCTGTATTGAAAATGTTCATCGCCTACCAGGAACCTGTGGAAACGTCTGTGGGCTGGACTTATAGTCACGTGAAAGTAGGTGTCCTATAAGTCaagggacgcgaaccaatccctTATATTGAGCACTGGGGTGATGGAAGCCAATGTCACCATCCTGAATCTGTGCTTCCGAAGATATCGATTGAGTTGGAGGTCTAGGATTGGCTTCCATCCTCCTGACTTTTTCTGGGTAAGGAAATAACGGGAATAAAATCCCGTCTCTGAACTGTTCCGGCACCCTTTCTATGGCACCGATTGAGAGTAGGTGGAGAACCTCTCTTTGCAAGAGAGGCTCATGAGAGGggttcctgaagagggatgggaaggggggggagagggtgtagAGAAGCAAATTGGATTGCGTAGCCCGATGTAATTAGCTCGCGAACACATCTGTTGCTGGTAGATGGCAAACCACAGATGTTGGTATGGTCTCAATCAATGATCAAACAGTTTGTGCGTGTCGTGTGGATGGTACGCTAAAGGAATGGTTTGCAATCCCCCAACCAAGGCAAAAACAGACTGCCGGTTATTTTGTTGGTTGGGCCCCCTGTTGTTTTGGGGTCGCCTCTTCTGCTGTCGCTGCCTGGGTCATTGGCGGTCGTGCTGTCTGTATCGGGATGCCACGTATGAGAAAGGCCTCTAGTGATAGTAAGGCATTTATTGTTGACGTCGGTAAGGTGGCATATGCATCCCGAGCATCGTTCTTGAGTCCTTGCTTGAATGGAGCACCTGTGCGTTTTTTTGGTGAATAAGCTTTGCTTGTCTTCTACTTTTGACTGTAGCTCTTTTGGTACTGCCGCCAGTTGGGGCCAGGATGCTCAGCACATCACCACTGATGTGGTGGTGGTTCTTGCAGCTGTGTCAGCGATGTCCAATGCTATCTGCAACACAGTCCCTGATGCAGTATAGCCCTCTTGTACCACCAATTTTAAAATTTCACGCTTGTTTTCAGGCAAATGCTCTAATAATGAAACTAGCTTGGTATAAATATCAAAATTATGGTTAGAAAGGAGGGCATCATAATTTGCCATCCTCAAGGTTATGGTGGCTGATGAGTAAACCTTTCTACCGAGTAGATCTAGCCGTTTGCCTTCTTTGTCTGCCGGAGTGGTCTTATGTCGGGGTGTCTTCACCCTCTGCTGCGCCGCGTCCACTACCAGTGAGTTAGGCTGTGGATGCATGAATAAAAATGTCATGCCTTTTGAGGGAATGAAGTATTTCTTGTCTGCCCACTTGTTGGTTGCAAGGGCTGAGGCAGATGTCTGCCATATCTCATCAGCTACCTCAAGTATTGCGTCATTCAGAGGTAATGCCACCATTGATTTTTGCGATGGTTGTAAGTTTTTAAGGAGCCTATGCTGTTTTTGTTGGACTTGGGTCAGCTGTTGTACCTCTTGCGATTCCACCATGTGCTTGAACGGGTCTTGAAATTGGCAGGCATCGTCGGTGGGTGAACAGTCACCAGGAAAGACTGCCTTATCTGGGGACAAGGATGACTGTTCTGTCAGACTCCCCTTGTGGCTGGTCCTGTTCCGATATATGCTCTGCGTCAGGTTTAGGGTGCTGAGGTAGCAAAGGCACATCTCCGGTAGGGGTAGGTTGTCCCATGACCACGGATGTAGCAGAGAGGTTGACGGTGTCATGGGAGACATGTGGGTGGTGGTAGTGTGGCAATCTTGAGCGGGTgcatcatctggagaaagggccGCGTCGATCGTAGTAATGGTGTTCGTAGCAGTGCCTGTAGTAACTTCTGTGTGGAGAATACCTTGAGGAATATAACCTCCTCGTGGAATGGTGATACTGGGAATAGGATGAAAGGGTAGGAGATCTAGGTGAATGTGACCTGCCTCTTGAGTGCCTTGGAGATCATGCGGATCTATACCAATGATAGTGCTGAGGAGATGGGGAATAACGCAGAGAGGCACGGTGATGGTATAAAATGGAGCTGCCATGCACCCGATCCTCTGAACATACTGAGTGCAGTGAAGCGGGAGAAGAAGGCTCAGTTTTGGGCTAGGAGAAGGAGTAATAAGTCTCCTCAACATGCGCAATGCCTTCGACGGTGCTGGAGAGGAGCAGTGGTGcaggggcacctctggctcca
The DNA window shown above is from Pelodiscus sinensis isolate JC-2024 chromosome 2, ASM4963464v1, whole genome shotgun sequence and carries:
- the LOC102450114 gene encoding uncharacterized protein LOC102450114; protein product: MVLAPDVPALTQQIVPSMASSVAPSIHALISALTLLVPPLEMEPEVPLHHCSSPAPSKALRMLRRLITPSPSPKLSLLLPLHCTQYVQRIGCMAAPFYTITVPLCVIPHLLSTIIGIDPHDLQGTQEAGHIHLDLLPFHPIPSITIPRGGYIPQGILHTEVTTGTATNTITTIDAALSPDDAPAQDCHTTTTHMSPMTPSTSLLHPWSWDNLPLPEMCLCYLSTLNLTQSIYRNRTSHKGSLTEQSSLSPDKAVFPGDCSPTDDACQFQDPFKHMVESQEVQQLTQVQQKQHRLLKNLQPSQKSMVALPLNDAILEVADEIWQTSASALATNKWADKKYFIPSKGMTFLFMHPQPNSLVVDAAQQRVKTPRHKTTPADKEGKRLDLLGRKVYSSATITLRMANYDALLSNHNFDIYTKLVSLLEHLPENKREILKLVVQEGYTASGTVLQIALDIADTAARTTTTSVVMC